A stretch of Bacillota bacterium DNA encodes these proteins:
- a CDS encoding iron transporter FeoB — MESSNTSTNPVPSLRRELEQGVSGDYVVALAGNPNVGKSTVFNALTGLNQHTGNWPGKTVTSARGIYRYRDRDVVLVDLPGTYSLLANSVEEEIARDFICFGQPDATVVVADATCLERNLNLVLQVLEITPRVVLCLNLVDEAQRKHISIDVDKLATRLGIPVVPCAARKGEGLDQLKAVIDEVASGRIRPQPLRWRYSDQLEGEIAQLVPYLQRVLPQELNARWVALRIMEGDESIVPNLLSLAAN, encoded by the coding sequence ATGGAATCGAGCAATACATCGACGAACCCAGTGCCTAGCCTGCGCCGAGAGTTAGAGCAAGGGGTGTCGGGAGATTATGTTGTTGCTCTGGCAGGAAACCCCAATGTGGGCAAGAGCACCGTTTTTAACGCCTTAACGGGACTAAACCAACATACCGGTAACTGGCCCGGCAAAACGGTGACCTCGGCCCGGGGGATCTATCGGTATCGAGATCGGGATGTGGTGCTGGTGGATCTACCGGGCACCTATTCCTTACTGGCCAATTCCGTTGAGGAGGAAATCGCCCGGGACTTCATCTGCTTTGGTCAGCCCGACGCAACGGTGGTGGTGGCCGATGCCACCTGTTTAGAACGAAATCTTAACTTGGTCCTTCAGGTATTGGAAATTACCCCACGGGTGGTGCTATGCCTCAATCTCGTGGACGAAGCCCAGCGCAAGCACATTTCCATCGATGTCGATAAACTGGCCACTAGGTTAGGGATTCCCGTAGTACCCTGTGCAGCCCGCAAAGGCGAAGGCCTCGACCAGCTCAAGGCTGTCATCGATGAAGTGGCATCCGGTAGGATTAGACCCCAGCCCCTGCGCTGGCGCTATTCCGATCAACTGGAGGGAGAGATTGCCCAACTGGTCCCCTATCTGCAGCGGGTGCTGCCCCAGGAGCTCAATGCCCGGTGGGTCGCCCTGCGGATCATGGA